tagtcctgattgccttggaacttactctgtagctcaggctggactggaattcacagagatcctcctgcctttgcctcccgagtgctgaaattgcTGTGCCCAAATTGGAAAGGTGTGCTATACTTCGCCCGGGTTTTTGTTAACTTTTTATATTACagtttatatatacatgcaaataccAAGTAAAGTTTTTCTTTGCACATTTTGGTTCCTTAATTCAAGTCTTCCAGAGGTGAGGTCCATCCCCCACGCCCCTCAACACCTACAAAGGGAACCCCAACTGACGGCCCCGCCCTTCGGAGCCCGAGAGGAGCGTCGTCCTGACATCACCACGTAGGGCGGGCACCAAGGGCTTTCCCACCGTTACAGGAATATTTGCACTGCGGAGGCGTGAGGGCGGTGCTTCCCGTGTACGTCGCGAGTCTCGCGAGTCTTGAAGGCGGTTTTCTGCGTGGGCCGCATTGGATGTGCGGGGTGTGGTTCCCGGTGGGGGGTGGAGCTAGAGATGGCGTCCATGGCGGCTCGCCGGCTGGCCTGGGTAACAGTCCGGCCTGGGGCTCTCTGGAGCGGGccgagggagaggagaggtggcgATGTCTACGCTGTACCAGGCAGCTCAGGTCGCAGCCTGGTACCGTCGAGGTCAGTCATCGTCACTCGCAGCGGTGCCATTTTGCCCAAGCCGGTGAAAGTGAGTGTGGGCCTAGAGGCGGGGCGAAGGGATTGAGGCCAATCGCTGGAGGGAGTGCGTGTGGCCTGTGCTGATTGACAGGCCTAGAGGCCAATCATAGTGCTGGCATAGACGGCTCATCAGACCTGGGACTCAATTTGCGCAGTTGGGTTGCGCTAACTTTGACAGGTAGAGGAAAATGCATAAAACCCAGTGTTAAGCTGGGTTCCTGGACACACAAGCTGGAGGTCAGCAGCGGAATGTGCGCTGTTTTACTTTGAGGGACGTAATGACCATTCCTCTAGGGCCAGAAGAAGGGCCTTGTGTCGATTTATACAAGTCATGCAATCTCTGTCTCAGAGGTGCTGGCATAAAACAATCCTGAAAGACTGAGGAGGGAATATTTACTAAGTGATAtacttagtaaaaataaaatgaaggaaaaaggatGCGGGGACGCAGAGCAGGATCATCTGTCCCGAGAAATGTGCCGGGAATCTTGCAGTAGGGTTTTTAATAGAAGACTCAGGGTAGAGCCGTGAAGCCGGCGTCCGAGGC
This window of the Acomys russatus chromosome 17, mAcoRus1.1, whole genome shotgun sequence genome carries:
- the Smdt1 gene encoding essential MCU regulator, mitochondrial, producing the protein MASMAARRLAWVTVRPGALWSGPRERRGGDVYAVPGSSGRSLVPSRSVIVTRSGAILPKPVKMSFGLLRVFSIVIPFLYVGTLISKNFAALLEEHDIFVPEDDDDDD